A DNA window from Mucilaginibacter xinganensis contains the following coding sequences:
- a CDS encoding PIG-L deacetylase family protein encodes MNSNTRRQFVKTTAAGLGMLTLPSLLNAENIQPFAKKKIVCVGAHPDDPESGCGGTLAKLSAQGHGVTIIYLTTGEAGIPGVSHDEAAKTRKQEAIGACKILNAKPVFAGQIDGATIADNSTLQHLQSLITAEKPDVVFTHWPVDSHKDHQVASLLTIQCWVRSTSKFALYFFEVCAGEQTMIFNPTDYVDISETQEQKKNAVYCHTSQDPPGIYACGHTSMEDFRGREAGVRAAEGFVRMTGKGMGMIAL; translated from the coding sequence ATGAACAGTAATACCCGCCGTCAATTTGTAAAAACTACCGCAGCAGGTTTAGGCATGTTAACGTTACCATCATTATTAAATGCCGAAAACATTCAACCTTTTGCTAAAAAGAAAATTGTTTGTGTAGGTGCACACCCGGATGATCCGGAAAGCGGGTGCGGCGGTACGCTGGCTAAACTGTCTGCACAGGGGCACGGGGTTACCATAATTTATTTAACTACAGGCGAAGCCGGCATTCCCGGGGTTAGCCACGATGAAGCTGCAAAAACACGAAAACAGGAGGCCATTGGCGCCTGTAAAATATTAAACGCCAAACCAGTTTTCGCCGGGCAAATTGATGGCGCCACTATAGCGGACAATTCCACCCTGCAGCACCTTCAAAGTTTAATAACTGCCGAAAAGCCGGACGTTGTTTTCACCCATTGGCCGGTAGATTCGCATAAAGATCACCAGGTTGCCTCCCTGCTTACCATACAATGTTGGGTACGTTCAACTTCTAAATTTGCACTTTACTTTTTTGAAGTGTGCGCCGGGGAACAAACCATGATATTTAATCCAACTGATTATGTTGATATAAGCGAAACGCAGGAGCAAAAAAAGAACGCCGTGTATTGCCACACCAGCCAGGACCCGCCCGGTATTTATGCCTGTGGCCATACTTCAATGGAGGATTTCAGGGGCCGGGAAGCAGGTGTGCGCGCCGCAGAAGGCTTTGTTAGGATGACCGGCAAGGGGATGGGAATGATAGCTTTGTAA
- a CDS encoding Gfo/Idh/MocA family oxidoreductase: MSSRRDFLQKSAIVAGGTLLTSALNNQAFAIFKSGLPPSDQLNIGAIGINGMGWADVTSALKIPGVNLVAVCDVDKNVMDKRLADLAKTGYDTSKIKKFGDYRQLLDQKDIDAVVIGTPDHWHALIMMHAVEAGKDVYVEKPVGNSIMECRAMVSAQQRYNKVVQAGQWQRSQQHFKDAVDFVQSGQLGNIRTVKVWCYQGWMKPGAMVPDSAPPAGVNYASWLGPAKTVPFNASRFHFNFRWFWDYAGGLMTDWGVHLLDYGLLGMKSPVPKSVSALGGRFAYPELAEETPDTLTTLYEFDGFNMVWDSAMGIDNGSYNRDHGIAYIGNNGTLILNRGGWEVIEERQSGNKVSKPFVAKSDDGLDKHWENFVSVVKSRKMDNLNCPIQAGAHVATVAQMGNIAFRSGKKLEWNNTAHEFTDKAINSEYLMKEYHNGYKLPKV; this comes from the coding sequence ATGAGCTCCCGTAGAGATTTTTTACAGAAATCAGCCATCGTAGCCGGTGGCACTTTATTAACATCGGCCTTAAATAACCAGGCTTTTGCCATTTTTAAAAGTGGCCTTCCCCCAAGTGACCAACTGAATATTGGTGCCATCGGCATCAACGGAATGGGCTGGGCAGACGTAACATCAGCCTTAAAAATACCGGGCGTAAACCTGGTTGCGGTATGCGATGTAGATAAAAATGTGATGGATAAAAGGCTGGCTGATTTAGCCAAAACAGGTTACGATACTTCGAAAATTAAAAAATTTGGTGATTACCGTCAGTTGCTCGATCAAAAAGATATTGATGCCGTTGTAATAGGCACACCAGACCATTGGCACGCCCTGATTATGATGCATGCTGTTGAAGCCGGTAAAGATGTGTATGTTGAAAAGCCGGTAGGTAATTCCATTATGGAATGCCGGGCTATGGTTAGCGCGCAACAGCGCTACAACAAGGTAGTTCAGGCCGGGCAGTGGCAGCGCAGTCAGCAGCATTTTAAAGATGCCGTTGATTTTGTGCAAAGCGGGCAGTTGGGAAACATAAGAACGGTAAAAGTATGGTGTTACCAGGGCTGGATGAAGCCCGGTGCGATGGTTCCGGATAGCGCGCCACCTGCCGGTGTTAATTATGCATCATGGCTGGGCCCTGCCAAAACGGTACCTTTTAATGCCAGCCGGTTTCATTTTAACTTCCGTTGGTTTTGGGATTATGCAGGGGGCCTTATGACCGACTGGGGCGTGCATTTATTGGATTATGGCCTGCTGGGCATGAAATCGCCTGTCCCGAAATCGGTTTCGGCTTTAGGGGGGCGATTTGCTTATCCTGAATTAGCTGAAGAAACCCCCGATACCCTCACCACGTTATATGAATTTGATGGTTTCAATATGGTTTGGGATTCGGCCATGGGTATCGATAACGGCTCTTATAACCGTGACCACGGCATTGCCTATATAGGCAACAACGGCACGCTCATTTTAAACCGGGGCGGCTGGGAAGTAATAGAGGAACGCCAGAGCGGCAACAAAGTGAGCAAGCCTTTTGTGGCAAAGTCTGACGATGGACTGGATAAGCATTGGGAAAATTTTGTAAGTGTTGTAAAATCGCGCAAAATGGATAACCTGAATTGCCCTATCCAGGCGGGTGCCCATGTGGCAACCGTAGCACAAATGGGCAACATCGCTTTCCGTAGCGGCAAAAAGCTGGAGTGGAACAACACTGCTCATGAATTTACCGATAAAGCCATTAACAGCGAATACCTGATGAAGGAATATCATAACGGCTATAAGTTGCCGAAAGTTTAA
- a CDS encoding glycoside hydrolase translates to MKKFFTTTALLCCFMVCFAVMADIAGKWSGTIVTPDGQDIPVSYNFKVDGEKLTGTADSPQGSVSIDDGKITGDQFSFKVSVSGNDYPHTGKVYADSLAMDLDFGGQKVHFIVKKDK, encoded by the coding sequence ATGAAGAAATTTTTTACAACCACAGCATTGTTATGCTGCTTTATGGTTTGCTTTGCTGTAATGGCAGACATTGCCGGCAAATGGTCGGGCACGATTGTTACTCCTGATGGGCAGGATATCCCGGTATCTTACAACTTTAAGGTGGATGGCGAAAAACTAACCGGAACAGCAGACTCACCTCAGGGATCTGTTTCTATTGATGACGGAAAAATTACCGGCGACCAGTTTTCATTCAAAGTTTCGGTGTCAGGCAACGACTACCCACACACGGGTAAAGTTTATGCTGATTCATTAGCGATGGATCTTGATTTTGGTGGACAAAAAGTTCATTTTATTGTTAAGAAAGATAAATAG
- a CDS encoding tetratricopeptide repeat-containing sensor histidine kinase, which translates to MLSRKLSLQCVFMLLFSICYITCFAQPVNANLVKQWQQARLSKNYSADTANVKLLNQLSRQYLYNNADSALYFAKQALEMAEAQKNKSGQALSLLNISRSYYVAGDFISSLNAATKSIAISNQFSNLHSTGEVYQVIGLIYQAEAKNDDAISNLKKALEIFIKQNDHLGASKAYFNIGLCYDEMGQPGKSFPYLDKAIESANIAGDRSMILMAWNRLGEANSHLKNYKQALNYYQRVIDAKSSSNWELDFALSGMANAYYNLGDYNKAITNAHKSLALANKVNSAQDKIRALTILAKCYAAINDYKQAYNYQTLFKNTSDSLFNNEKSREINSLHLKQQRAENAKLINEIKIKEQSITFSQRLLFFRNLIAACVIIFVIAIVRSNRQKTALNKVLQKQNEDIAFQKAEIMQQRETLHHLNSTKDKLFSVISHDLRAPFSAILQTMESIRTGDLSAIEQKEILDSFYQQVGLVNIMVNNLLTWAGSQQSGIKTDRETVNVTATINEVLQVSKFLAKNKRISLVNIYDTDKWVVADLNHVKIIFHNLIGNAIKFTPHGGTIEVYYTADEEYVAVHVKDNGIGILPQKMEKLFKVTGKDISGAGTNNEAGAGIGLGLIKQFVDANNGKLEVNSIPGEGSEFIVYLEKSDITTGI; encoded by the coding sequence ATGCTTTCCAGGAAACTTTCGCTCCAGTGTGTTTTCATGCTGCTTTTCTCCATTTGTTACATTACTTGTTTTGCCCAACCGGTAAACGCAAACCTTGTAAAGCAATGGCAGCAGGCCCGGTTATCTAAAAATTACAGTGCTGACACGGCTAACGTAAAGTTGCTTAACCAACTATCCAGACAATATTTATACAACAATGCTGATAGCGCGCTATATTTTGCCAAACAGGCTTTGGAAATGGCCGAAGCCCAAAAGAATAAGAGCGGACAGGCACTATCGCTGCTAAACATCAGCAGGAGCTATTATGTTGCCGGCGATTTTATTTCATCGTTAAATGCTGCTACAAAGTCTATCGCCATCAGCAACCAGTTCAGTAACCTACACAGTACAGGCGAAGTATACCAGGTTATTGGGCTTATTTACCAGGCCGAAGCCAAAAATGATGATGCTATAAGCAACCTAAAAAAAGCGCTGGAAATTTTCATCAAACAAAACGACCATTTAGGTGCCAGCAAGGCCTATTTTAACATTGGCCTTTGCTACGATGAAATGGGGCAACCTGGCAAGTCATTCCCATACCTGGACAAGGCCATTGAATCGGCCAATATTGCAGGTGATCGTAGCATGATTTTAATGGCATGGAACCGCCTGGGCGAAGCAAACTCTCATTTAAAAAACTATAAACAGGCGTTAAACTACTATCAGCGGGTTATTGATGCAAAATCCAGCAGCAACTGGGAACTTGATTTTGCGCTATCTGGTATGGCTAATGCTTATTACAACCTTGGCGATTATAATAAGGCGATAACAAACGCACATAAAAGTTTAGCCCTTGCTAACAAGGTAAATTCAGCCCAGGATAAAATCAGGGCTTTAACCATACTGGCTAAATGTTACGCGGCAATAAACGATTATAAGCAGGCTTACAATTATCAAACGTTATTTAAGAATACCAGCGACAGCTTGTTTAACAACGAGAAAAGCAGGGAAATAAATAGCCTTCACCTAAAGCAGCAACGGGCCGAAAATGCAAAACTGATAAACGAAATAAAAATTAAGGAACAGTCCATTACCTTTAGTCAAAGGCTGTTGTTTTTCAGGAACCTGATAGCGGCCTGCGTTATTATTTTTGTGATTGCAATTGTGCGCAGCAACCGCCAGAAAACAGCCTTAAACAAAGTGTTGCAAAAGCAAAATGAAGATATTGCTTTTCAAAAAGCTGAGATTATGCAGCAAAGGGAGACCCTGCACCACCTTAACAGCACCAAGGATAAGCTTTTCTCCGTTATCAGTCACGACCTAAGAGCTCCTTTTTCCGCTATTTTGCAAACAATGGAGAGTATCAGAACAGGTGACTTATCAGCCATTGAGCAAAAAGAAATCCTCGATAGCTTTTATCAGCAGGTAGGTTTGGTTAATATAATGGTAAATAACCTGCTTACCTGGGCAGGCAGCCAGCAGTCGGGTATTAAAACTGATCGGGAGACTGTTAATGTCACTGCCACAATAAATGAAGTACTACAGGTGTCAAAATTCCTCGCAAAAAACAAGCGGATCAGCCTGGTAAATATTTATGATACTGATAAATGGGTAGTTGCCGACCTTAACCATGTGAAAATTATTTTTCACAATCTGATAGGCAATGCTATAAAATTCACCCCCCATGGTGGTACTATTGAGGTATATTATACTGCCGACGAAGAATACGTGGCTGTACATGTTAAGGATAACGGCATCGGAATTCTGCCGCAAAAAATGGAAAAGCTTTTTAAAGTAACAGGTAAAGATATATCAGGTGCAGGTACAAATAACGAAGCCGGTGCAGGCATAGGGCTGGGCTTAATTAAGCAATTTGTTGACGCAAACAATGGCAAACTAGAGGTAAACAGCATACCGGGTGAAGGTTCTGAGTTTATTGTCTATCTTGAAAAAAGCGACATCACAACCGGGATTTAA
- a CDS encoding glycoside hydrolase family 127 protein → MMKKICLLVITCSWLSVNAQKQDYPIQPVPFTSVKLTDHFWTSRIETNRTVTIPASFARCDSTGRIKNFVMAAEHKGKFCTTYPFDDTDIYKTIEGASYSLAVHPDAKLSAYIDSLITIVGKAQEPDGYLYTARSIDPVHPQSWAGPERWINESKMSHELYNCGHMYEAAAAHFMATGKRNFLNIALKNADLLVRTFGPSKKHVAPGHEIVEMGLVRLYRITGKADYLNLAKFFIDQRGIKKYNDKSKNVYENGTYFQDNEPVIAQDEAEGHAVRAMYLYSGMTDVAALTGDTAYLKAIDRIWNNMVTKKMYVQGSIGAVGDGERFGENYELPNTSAYNETCAAIGSVFWNQRMFLLHGDSKYIDVMEKTLYNGLISGVGLDGKSFFYTNAMQVSDSFNHPDLERGRSGWFICSCCPTNVARLIPSIPGYVYAQNGSDVYVNLFISGTGNLKVNNKDLKITQQNNYPWDGGLAFIINPSSAMDLNLRIRIPGWAQNQAIPSTLYSYEQSSAQKIEIKVNGKAIDYQIKNGYAVISKKWKKNDKVELTLPMDVQRVVANTSLADDIGKVALQRGPVMYCAEWKDNDGKASNIIVPKNTVFTTAYEPALLNGVTVLKANVKSVNVDEGAQTVSTENKTMTAIPYYSWANRGKGEMTVWFPEQVKYVELITK, encoded by the coding sequence ATGATGAAAAAGATCTGTTTACTGGTTATAACTTGTAGCTGGCTTTCAGTAAATGCCCAAAAGCAGGATTACCCAATTCAGCCGGTGCCCTTTACCAGCGTTAAGCTTACTGACCATTTCTGGACATCGCGCATAGAAACAAATCGCACGGTTACAATCCCGGCTTCATTTGCCCGTTGTGACAGTACTGGCAGGATCAAAAACTTTGTTATGGCTGCAGAACATAAAGGTAAGTTCTGCACCACCTATCCTTTTGACGACACCGATATTTACAAAACTATTGAAGGAGCTTCCTATTCATTGGCTGTTCACCCTGATGCTAAATTATCTGCCTATATTGATTCATTGATAACTATTGTAGGCAAAGCGCAGGAACCGGATGGTTATTTATATACCGCCCGCAGTATTGACCCGGTTCACCCGCAATCATGGGCAGGGCCTGAACGCTGGATCAACGAATCGAAGATGAGCCATGAGCTGTACAATTGCGGCCACATGTATGAGGCTGCAGCAGCCCACTTTATGGCTACAGGCAAACGCAACTTTCTAAATATAGCGCTAAAAAATGCCGATCTATTGGTGCGTACTTTCGGACCTTCTAAAAAACACGTTGCACCAGGTCATGAAATTGTGGAGATGGGCCTGGTGAGGCTTTATCGCATAACAGGCAAAGCCGATTATCTGAACCTCGCCAAATTCTTTATTGATCAGCGTGGGATTAAAAAATATAACGACAAGAGTAAAAATGTTTACGAAAACGGAACCTATTTCCAGGATAACGAGCCGGTAATTGCACAGGATGAAGCTGAAGGCCACGCTGTACGCGCTATGTACCTGTATTCAGGCATGACAGATGTTGCCGCCCTAACCGGCGATACTGCTTACCTAAAAGCGATTGACAGGATCTGGAACAATATGGTAACCAAAAAAATGTACGTACAGGGCAGCATTGGCGCTGTTGGCGATGGCGAACGGTTTGGTGAAAACTACGAGCTGCCAAACACCTCCGCTTATAATGAAACCTGCGCGGCTATCGGCAGCGTTTTCTGGAACCAGCGGATGTTCCTGTTGCACGGCGATTCCAAGTACATTGATGTAATGGAAAAAACACTGTATAACGGACTGATCTCCGGCGTGGGTCTTGACGGAAAATCCTTTTTTTATACCAATGCCATGCAGGTAAGCGACAGCTTTAACCATCCTGATTTGGAGCGCGGCCGTTCAGGCTGGTTTATTTGTTCCTGCTGCCCCACCAACGTGGCAAGGCTCATCCCCTCTATCCCCGGCTATGTTTATGCACAAAACGGCAGCGATGTATATGTCAACCTTTTTATAAGCGGCACCGGCAATTTGAAGGTGAACAATAAAGATTTAAAGATTACCCAGCAAAACAATTATCCCTGGGATGGCGGCCTTGCGTTTATCATTAACCCGTCATCAGCAATGGACCTGAACCTGAGGATCCGCATCCCGGGTTGGGCACAAAACCAGGCAATTCCGTCAACGCTTTATTCATATGAGCAGTCGTCGGCACAAAAAATTGAGATCAAGGTAAATGGCAAGGCCATTGATTACCAAATAAAAAATGGTTATGCAGTAATCAGCAAAAAATGGAAAAAGAATGATAAGGTTGAACTAACCCTGCCAATGGATGTGCAGCGCGTTGTTGCCAATACCAGCCTGGCAGATGACATTGGCAAGGTTGCCCTGCAACGGGGACCTGTTATGTATTGCGCCGAATGGAAGGACAACGACGGCAAAGCAAGTAACATAATTGTTCCCAAAAACACTGTTTTTACAACTGCTTATGAACCGGCATTGTTAAACGGAGTAACAGTTTTAAAAGCAAACGTTAAAAGTGTTAATGTTGATGAAGGCGCGCAGACCGTCAGCACTGAAAATAAAACAATGACTGCAATACCTTATTACTCATGGGCTAACCGTGGTAAAGGCGAAATGACAGTATGGTTCCCTGAGCAGGTAAAATATGTTGAATTGATAACAAAATAA
- a CDS encoding glycoside hydrolase, which translates to MKTPKIIFTALLMCCFFTGFATIESLNGSWTGLLKTDQGDEYPLLYNFKIDGDQLTGTAKTPKGDMPINDGSIKGDTFTFNVIVNNMEIDHTGKFYGDSVGVDISLGDARSHATLIRK; encoded by the coding sequence ATGAAAACTCCAAAGATCATTTTTACTGCATTGTTAATGTGCTGCTTTTTTACAGGCTTTGCCACCATTGAAAGCTTAAACGGCAGCTGGACCGGCCTTCTAAAAACCGACCAGGGAGACGAATACCCCTTGTTGTACAATTTTAAAATAGACGGCGACCAGTTGACAGGTACTGCCAAAACTCCAAAAGGTGACATGCCGATAAATGACGGCAGCATAAAGGGAGACACCTTTACTTTTAATGTAATTGTAAATAACATGGAAATTGATCACACCGGCAAATTTTACGGAGATTCGGTTGGTGTGGATATTAGCCTGGGCGATGCACGGTCGCACGCTACATTAATAAGAAAATAA
- a CDS encoding sigma-54-dependent transcriptional regulator: MQKDKLLIIDDEERLRNLLARILQLEGYDVLVASTGKEALKKLQQEPIPVVISDVKLPDANGIELTAQIKASWPATEIIVLTAFGTINDGVKAIKGGAFDYITKGDDNEKIIPLVSKAMDKALLQQKILELEKKLNSKFGFERLIGKSAAITEVIKLAQKVALTDTTVLLLGETGTGKEIFAEAIHQASPRNAKSFVAVNCSAFTKELLESELFGHKAGSFTGAVKDKKGLFEEANGGTIFLDEIGELDHDLQAKLLRVLESQSFIKVGDTKPTQVNVRILAATNRNLQTEVNKEGFRSDLYYRLSVFQITLPALRDRKKDIKLLAEYFTQYFGAKVKKQITGMSDTFVEKLEAYNWPGNIRELKNIIERAVILADENTLDETLLPYEMQGPQTVQPGSSLSAFDLASVEKLHIRRVLNHTHGNRAEAARLLSIGIATLYRKLKDYGLE; the protein is encoded by the coding sequence ATGCAAAAAGACAAGCTTTTAATAATTGATGATGAAGAGCGGCTGCGCAACCTGCTTGCCCGAATCCTTCAGCTGGAAGGATACGATGTATTGGTTGCTTCAACCGGGAAAGAAGCCTTAAAGAAACTACAGCAGGAGCCAATCCCCGTGGTGATCAGTGATGTGAAATTGCCCGATGCCAATGGCATAGAATTAACTGCACAAATAAAGGCTAGCTGGCCAGCTACCGAAATTATTGTTTTAACAGCATTTGGTACTATAAACGATGGCGTTAAAGCCATTAAAGGCGGCGCATTTGATTATATAACCAAAGGCGACGATAACGAAAAAATAATACCGCTGGTAAGCAAGGCCATGGATAAGGCACTGTTGCAGCAAAAGATTTTGGAGCTGGAGAAAAAGCTGAATAGCAAATTTGGGTTCGAAAGGCTTATCGGTAAGTCGGCTGCTATAACCGAAGTTATAAAACTGGCGCAAAAAGTAGCGCTGACAGATACCACGGTTTTGCTGCTGGGCGAAACAGGCACCGGCAAAGAGATTTTCGCAGAGGCCATCCACCAGGCCAGCCCGCGCAATGCCAAGTCATTTGTAGCAGTAAACTGCAGCGCGTTTACCAAAGAACTTTTGGAAAGCGAGCTCTTTGGCCACAAAGCAGGTTCATTTACCGGAGCGGTAAAAGACAAAAAAGGACTTTTTGAAGAAGCTAACGGTGGCACCATATTTTTGGACGAGATAGGCGAGCTGGACCACGACTTACAGGCTAAGTTGCTAAGAGTGCTAGAATCGCAGTCGTTTATAAAGGTTGGCGATACTAAGCCCACCCAGGTTAACGTGCGCATATTAGCTGCTACCAACCGTAACTTACAAACCGAGGTTAACAAAGAAGGCTTCCGCTCTGACCTGTATTACCGGCTATCAGTTTTCCAGATAACATTGCCCGCCCTTCGTGATCGCAAAAAAGACATTAAGTTGCTGGCCGAATACTTTACGCAATATTTTGGTGCAAAGGTTAAAAAGCAAATTACCGGCATGAGCGATACGTTTGTTGAAAAGCTTGAAGCTTACAACTGGCCAGGTAATATTCGCGAATTGAAAAACATTATTGAGCGCGCTGTTATTTTAGCTGATGAAAATACATTGGACGAAACCCTGTTACCTTACGAAATGCAGGGCCCGCAAACCGTTCAGCCCGGCAGTTCACTTTCGGCGTTTGATCTGGCATCTGTTGAAAAACTGCACATCCGGCGCGTGCTTAATCACACCCACGGCAACCGTGCCGAAGCAGCCCGCCTGCTTAGTATAGGCATTGCGACGCTTTATCGTAAGCTAAAAGATTATGGCCTCGAATAG
- the purU gene encoding formyltetrahydrofolate deformylase, giving the protein MIIVIQCIDRAGLVASVSAILAKNLFNIVSLREHVDQAENQFFMRLEVTVGGDETTLEKQLRKVLPDDATVLINPIPDKKIIVMVTKEYHCLADILIRNYFGTLGATIQCVIGNYSVLEDICKRFNMPFYAISHEQISKEAFEEKIAATIDQYQPDYIVLAKFMRILSPMLVAKFPTRIINIHHSFLPAFIGASPYRQAFERGVKLIGATAHFVSNDLDEGPIIAQQIIPVSHSFTAADMVKAGKEIETSVLARALKLVFEDRVFVYKNKTVVFE; this is encoded by the coding sequence ATGATCATCGTAATTCAGTGTATTGACCGTGCAGGGCTGGTTGCATCGGTATCGGCCATATTGGCAAAAAATCTTTTTAATATAGTTTCGCTGCGTGAGCATGTTGATCAGGCCGAAAATCAATTTTTTATGCGTCTTGAAGTTACCGTTGGCGGCGATGAAACGACGCTGGAAAAGCAACTTCGTAAAGTGTTACCTGATGATGCTACTGTTTTAATCAATCCCATCCCGGATAAAAAGATAATCGTAATGGTAACTAAAGAATACCATTGCCTGGCGGATATCCTGATCCGTAATTATTTTGGCACACTCGGGGCTACTATTCAATGTGTTATTGGTAACTACAGCGTGCTTGAAGATATTTGCAAACGGTTTAATATGCCGTTTTATGCGATATCGCACGAGCAGATCAGCAAAGAAGCGTTTGAAGAGAAAATTGCTGCGACAATAGATCAGTACCAGCCCGACTATATTGTTCTGGCTAAATTTATGCGGATCCTGTCGCCGATGCTGGTGGCAAAGTTTCCGACGCGGATAATAAATATTCACCACTCCTTTTTACCGGCTTTTATTGGTGCAAGCCCTTACAGGCAAGCTTTTGAACGTGGTGTAAAACTGATTGGTGCTACAGCGCATTTTGTATCCAACGACCTGGACGAAGGCCCTATCATTGCCCAACAGATCATCCCGGTAAGCCACTCTTTTACCGCTGCCGATATGGTTAAAGCCGGCAAAGAAATTGAAACATCGGTTTTAGCCAGGGCGCTTAAGCTGGTTTTTGAAGACCGTGTGTTTGTGTACAAGAATAAAACGGTAGTTTTTGAATAG
- a CDS encoding YqaE/Pmp3 family membrane protein produces the protein MRYFLCFLCPPIAILTTGKIGAFILNILLTLFFWVPGIIHAVLVTSKYYDDKRHRQLMRATRRSY, from the coding sequence ATGCGGTACTTTTTATGTTTTTTATGCCCGCCGATAGCCATATTAACTACCGGAAAAATAGGCGCATTTATTTTAAACATCCTGCTCACACTATTTTTTTGGGTGCCGGGCATTATACACGCCGTTTTGGTTACCTCAAAGTATTATGATGATAAGCGCCACCGCCAATTAATGCGTGCCACCCGCAGAAGCTATTAA